The following proteins come from a genomic window of Halanaerobiaceae bacterium ANBcell28:
- a CDS encoding aldo/keto reductase, with amino-acid sequence MKKEVEGNYMQEVSIGEIKVPNLCIGTWAWGQKYLWDYGKEYDKHDLEEVYNYSMDKGVAFFDTAEVYGFGKSEKILGEFIEKYKALHGKRPIIASKYSLEFPWRLRKGFMRKALMKSMKRLGLDSIDLYFIHSATGIRSIETWVNAIGDLYEEGLIKAIGVSNYNLEELKRAYECLDRRGIHLNACQNHYSLLHRKAEDTGILDFCREVNISYLSYMPLAQGILTGKYTVDNMPPGIRGKKYSIEDMKRIQPLLNAMKSIAKNHGDKSLAQVASNWNMAVGTIPVVGAKNLKQAKSNIDTLSWSLTDEEFALLNKESAQVKELAKCWWTDV; translated from the coding sequence ATGAAAAAGGAAGTAGAGGGTAATTACATGCAGGAAGTTTCTATTGGAGAAATTAAGGTTCCGAATTTATGCATAGGAACATGGGCCTGGGGTCAAAAATATTTATGGGATTATGGAAAAGAATATGATAAACACGATTTAGAAGAAGTTTATAATTATTCTATGGATAAAGGTGTAGCTTTTTTTGATACTGCTGAGGTTTATGGCTTTGGTAAATCAGAAAAAATACTGGGTGAATTTATAGAAAAGTACAAGGCTCTTCATGGTAAAAGACCTATAATTGCCAGTAAATATTCTCTTGAATTTCCGTGGAGGCTAAGAAAAGGCTTTATGAGAAAAGCCTTAATGAAGAGTATGAAGCGTTTGGGCTTAGATAGTATCGATTTATATTTTATTCATTCAGCTACAGGAATAAGATCAATTGAAACATGGGTTAATGCTATAGGTGATTTATATGAAGAAGGACTAATAAAAGCTATAGGAGTATCTAATTATAATCTAGAAGAGCTAAAAAGGGCTTATGAATGTCTTGATAGACGTGGTATTCACTTGAATGCCTGTCAAAATCATTATAGTTTATTACATAGAAAAGCAGAAGATACTGGTATTCTGGACTTTTGTAGAGAGGTAAATATATCTTATTTATCTTATATGCCTTTAGCTCAGGGGATACTTACTGGAAAGTATACTGTGGATAATATGCCCCCAGGGATACGAGGAAAAAAATATAGTATAGAAGATATGAAAAGGATACAACCTTTGTTAAATGCGATGAAGAGTATAGCAAAAAATCATGGTGATAAGTCTCTAGCTCAAGTTGCGTCGAATTGGAATATGGCTGTGGGGACAATCCCGGTAGTCGGTGCAAAAAATCTTAAGCAGGCTAAAAGTAATATTGACACTCTAAGTTGGTCATTAACAGATGAGGAGTTTGCTTTATTAAATAAAGAGTCAGCACAGGTAAAAGAGCTTGCTAAATGCTGGTGGACGGATGTGTAA
- a CDS encoding TetR/AcrR family transcriptional regulator — MGTNERKEREKAERKNSIINAAKKLFLLNGFDNTTLMEIAKKSELAKGTLYLYFENKEDIYFAVIYRETSKIVNKIEEISEQEMKGIDKLEEISRYIYEYYKKDPDILEAIWYADYIGTKENITPYQNLTSQEDAKIFKLISNILQTGIEDGSIKKDVNPIKTAIVITKIMMNMIGLLLDDQYEHTPLHKEMTVEEIYYSTFELIKNSLT, encoded by the coding sequence ATGGGAACTAATGAAAGAAAAGAAAGAGAAAAGGCAGAAAGAAAAAATTCTATTATAAATGCTGCAAAAAAATTGTTCTTATTAAATGGTTTCGATAATACTACTTTAATGGAAATTGCAAAAAAGTCTGAACTAGCAAAAGGTACCCTTTATCTTTATTTTGAAAACAAAGAAGATATTTATTTTGCTGTTATATATCGGGAAACAAGTAAAATAGTAAATAAAATAGAAGAAATATCTGAGCAAGAAATGAAAGGAATAGATAAGTTAGAAGAAATAAGCAGATATATTTATGAATATTATAAAAAAGATCCAGACATACTTGAGGCAATCTGGTATGCTGATTATATAGGTACAAAAGAAAATATTACTCCTTATCAAAACTTGACTTCTCAAGAAGATGCAAAAATATTTAAACTAATAAGCAATATACTTCAAACTGGAATAGAAGACGGGTCTATTAAAAAAGACGTAAACCCTATTAAAACAGCAATAGTTATAACAAAAATCATGATGAATATGATAGGTTTATTACTTGATGATCAATATGAACATACACCATTACACAAAGAAATGACAGTGGAAGAAATCTATTACAGTACATTTGAACTAATAAAAAACTCCCTTACTTAG
- a CDS encoding formate--tetrahydrofolate ligase, with amino-acid sequence MKSDIEIAQAANMKAIIDIAKSLGLDENDLEQYGKYKAKINFDVFDKLKDKENGKLVLVTAITPTPAGEGKTTTTVGLGQALNRLGKKAVIALREPSLGPTMGVKGGAAGGGYSQVVPMEDINLHFTGDIHAIGVAHNLLSAAIDNHLKQGNELGIDPTKVSWPRVVDMNDRALRNVVVGLGGKANGVPREDKYMITVASEIMAILCLANSIAELKEKISKIVVGYTYQNEAVTAADLNMQGAMTALLKDALKPNLVQTLENTPAFIHGGPFANIAHGCNSVMASKMALKVGDIAVTEAGFGADLGAEKFYDIKCRYANLRPDATILVATIRALKMHGGLSKDKLNEENLNALEKGFANMEKHIENIKKYGVPLVVAINRFPTDSIKELDLVREKCNQLGVTVALSEVWAKGGKGGEELAEKLIDILDNQESRFDYLYSSEISLQEKIETVAKEIYGAEGVDFSSKAKKQLAKYKEMGYGNLPVCMAKTQSSISDNPALIGRPSNFRVSVREVNLSAGAGFLVCLTGPVLTMPGLPKKPSAELIDIDDNGQISGLF; translated from the coding sequence GTGAAGTCAGATATTGAAATAGCACAGGCTGCTAATATGAAAGCAATAATTGATATTGCTAAAAGTTTGGGTTTAGACGAAAATGATTTAGAGCAATATGGCAAATATAAAGCCAAAATAAATTTTGATGTTTTTGATAAGTTAAAGGATAAAGAAAACGGTAAATTGGTGTTGGTTACTGCCATTACTCCAACTCCGGCAGGTGAAGGTAAAACAACTACAACAGTTGGATTGGGTCAGGCGTTAAATAGGCTTGGGAAAAAGGCTGTAATCGCTCTTAGAGAACCTTCTTTAGGTCCCACTATGGGGGTTAAGGGTGGGGCTGCTGGTGGAGGTTACTCACAGGTTGTGCCTATGGAAGATATTAACCTACATTTTACTGGTGATATACATGCAATTGGGGTGGCACATAATCTTTTGTCTGCTGCTATTGACAATCATTTGAAACAGGGGAATGAATTAGGGATTGACCCTACGAAAGTAAGCTGGCCTCGAGTTGTTGATATGAATGATCGGGCTTTAAGGAATGTTGTTGTAGGACTCGGAGGTAAAGCTAACGGAGTTCCTAGAGAAGATAAATATATGATTACTGTAGCGTCTGAAATTATGGCAATACTATGCCTTGCAAATAGTATTGCAGAGCTTAAGGAAAAGATTAGTAAGATTGTAGTTGGATATACATATCAAAATGAAGCTGTTACGGCTGCAGATTTGAATATGCAGGGGGCTATGACTGCTTTATTAAAAGATGCTTTAAAGCCAAACTTAGTGCAAACACTAGAAAATACTCCTGCTTTTATTCACGGTGGACCTTTCGCCAATATAGCTCATGGCTGTAATAGTGTGATGGCAAGTAAAATGGCTTTGAAAGTAGGGGATATCGCAGTTACAGAGGCAGGTTTTGGTGCAGATCTTGGAGCTGAAAAGTTTTATGATATAAAGTGTCGTTATGCTAATTTAAGGCCAGATGCTACTATCTTAGTTGCAACTATAAGGGCACTTAAGATGCATGGTGGCCTTAGTAAAGATAAGCTTAATGAAGAGAATCTAAATGCCCTAGAAAAGGGTTTTGCCAATATGGAAAAACATATAGAGAATATTAAGAAATATGGAGTGCCTCTAGTAGTAGCTATTAATAGATTCCCTACTGATAGTATTAAGGAATTAGACTTAGTTAGAGAAAAATGTAATCAGCTAGGAGTGACTGTTGCTCTCTCTGAGGTTTGGGCAAAAGGTGGCAAAGGTGGAGAAGAACTGGCTGAAAAACTTATAGATATCCTTGATAATCAAGAGAGTAGGTTTGATTATTTATATAGCAGTGAAATTTCTCTACAAGAAAAAATTGAAACCGTCGCAAAAGAGATTTATGGTGCAGAGGGTGTAGACTTTAGTTCTAAAGCTAAAAAGCAATTAGCAAAATATAAAGAGATGGGCTATGGTAACTTGCCAGTTTGTATGGCTAAGACCCAGAGCTCTATCTCAGATAACCCTGCTTTAATTGGTCGCCCCAGCAATTTTAGGGTTTCTGTTCGAGAAGTTAATTTATCTGCAGGTGCAGGTTTTCTTGTATGCTTGACTGGTCCGGTTTTGACTATGCCTGGCTTACCTAAAAAACCGTCAGCTGAATTAATTGATATTGATGATAATGGACAGATTTCCGGATTATTCTAG
- a CDS encoding folate family ECF transporter S component yields MKLSVRKLVHLSFLIALSIVLTRMLSIRIPFGGVEGVRIGFGALPIIFAGVVFGPLAGGIVGAISDLIGYFINPMGAYMPHFTLTSFLTGFIPGLIIFYVFKHKKTYWKLFFAIAIGQVISSIILVPYFMLTLFSVPLSVSLIPRIVSQSINIPLYAAFIVTLLKFDILNYDVSKLNSTI; encoded by the coding sequence ATGAAACTTTCTGTACGTAAGTTAGTACACCTTTCATTTCTAATTGCTTTGAGTATCGTTTTAACCAGAATGCTTAGTATTAGAATTCCTTTTGGAGGAGTAGAAGGTGTAAGGATAGGTTTCGGAGCTTTACCAATCATTTTTGCTGGTGTTGTTTTTGGACCTTTAGCTGGTGGAATAGTAGGAGCTATATCTGATCTTATTGGGTATTTCATTAATCCAATGGGTGCATATATGCCACATTTTACATTAACTTCATTTCTGACAGGTTTTATACCAGGTTTAATTATTTTTTATGTTTTTAAACATAAAAAAACATATTGGAAGTTGTTTTTTGCAATTGCAATAGGTCAAGTAATATCATCAATTATTTTAGTACCATATTTTATGCTAACTTTATTTTCTGTACCTTTGAGTGTTTCACTTATACCTAGAATAGTTTCACAGTCTATTAATATACCATTGTATGCTGCTTTTATAGTGACACTTTTAAAATTTGATATATTAAATTATGATGTATCGAAATTAAATTCAACAATTTAG
- the nadA gene encoding quinolinate synthase NadA has product MSFNDNKEIIQEIEELKAERNAIILAHYYQPNEVQDIADYLGDSFGLSQKAATTNADLIVFCGVKFMGESAKILSPEKTVLLPEKMAGCPMADMVDADALRKMKKKYPEHTVITYVNSSAEVKAESDVCCTSSNALKIVEAIDNDKILFVPDQNLGTYVANRTDKEVVLWEGYCNTHHRVELDEIKKVKELHPDAPILIHPESKPEVLALADYAGSTAGILKYARESSADTLIIGTEQGILHQLKKESPEKTFYLLSSKLICPNMKKTNLNKVLNALLNMESKVEIDENIRVKAYRALNKMLELAR; this is encoded by the coding sequence ATGAGTTTTAATGACAATAAAGAGATAATTCAAGAAATAGAGGAGTTAAAAGCAGAGCGCAATGCGATAATATTAGCTCATTATTATCAGCCGAATGAGGTTCAGGATATTGCTGATTATCTTGGAGATTCTTTCGGTTTGAGTCAAAAAGCAGCTACAACAAATGCGGATTTAATAGTTTTTTGTGGTGTTAAATTCATGGGTGAAAGTGCTAAAATTCTTTCACCAGAAAAAACCGTGCTATTACCTGAAAAAATGGCTGGCTGTCCAATGGCTGATATGGTCGATGCTGATGCTTTGAGAAAAATGAAGAAAAAGTATCCTGAACATACAGTAATAACTTATGTAAATTCATCAGCAGAGGTTAAGGCAGAAAGTGATGTTTGTTGTACATCATCTAATGCTCTTAAAATTGTTGAAGCTATAGATAATGATAAAATTCTTTTTGTGCCAGACCAAAATTTAGGTACTTATGTTGCTAATCGTACAGATAAAGAGGTAGTATTGTGGGAAGGTTATTGTAATACACATCATAGAGTTGAACTTGATGAGATAAAAAAAGTTAAAGAACTACATCCTGATGCTCCTATATTGATACATCCTGAGTCTAAGCCTGAGGTTCTTGCGCTGGCTGATTATGCAGGAAGTACAGCAGGTATATTAAAGTATGCTAGAGAAAGTTCTGCAGACACCTTGATCATTGGTACAGAACAGGGGATATTACATCAATTGAAAAAGGAAAGTCCTGAAAAGACTTTTTACCTTTTGAGCAGCAAATTAATTTGTCCTAATATGAAGAAAACTAATTTGAATAAAGTGTTAAATGCCCTGCTAAATATGGAATCAAAAGTAGAGATTGATGAAAATATCAGGGTAAAAGCTTATCGAGCTCTTAATAAGAT